The following are encoded together in the Streptomyces flavofungini genome:
- a CDS encoding MFS transporter: MTNSPVPRSLFTRAGVPQPLSWGYLGLLVFMTGVGIEAGFLSPYLEDLGIPSSQVAMVFTVYGVTGAVAGWLSAALSDLWGPRRVMWLGLGAFVVTHVFFLAVAVPSKAYPLLLLGYGLRGLAYPLFAYAFLVWIAAVAPPKQMGSAMGWFWSAFSAGLPTLGSLTASLLIPSVGERGTLWAALGVVVAGGLLALLLVREPTGAARLAPAGESPLAGLAGSLTILVREPRVGAGAVVRMLNTASQFGFLVMLPAWFRHEVGLSNAQWLRLLAIMFATNIVTNLLFGVVGDKIGWRTTVAWCGGVGCTVSTLLLYYVPAAAGAQYALCVLVAVLYGATLSGYVPLSALMTAIAPAHKGQAMAALNLGAGASTFVGPLVVSVFRGPLGVGGVVWIFAGFHAVSAALTLVLRTTAADSGPAPNAVAHAVATPATKGL; the protein is encoded by the coding sequence ATGACGAACAGCCCCGTGCCGCGTTCGCTCTTCACACGCGCCGGTGTCCCGCAGCCCCTCTCCTGGGGCTACCTCGGCCTGCTCGTCTTCATGACGGGCGTCGGCATCGAGGCCGGTTTCCTCTCGCCGTACCTGGAAGACCTCGGCATCCCGTCGTCGCAGGTCGCGATGGTGTTCACCGTGTACGGCGTGACGGGCGCCGTCGCCGGATGGCTGTCCGCCGCGCTCTCCGACCTGTGGGGTCCGCGCCGCGTGATGTGGCTCGGCCTCGGCGCCTTCGTGGTCACGCACGTCTTCTTCCTCGCCGTCGCCGTCCCCAGCAAGGCGTATCCGCTGCTCCTGCTCGGCTACGGCCTGCGCGGCCTCGCCTATCCGCTGTTCGCGTACGCGTTCCTCGTGTGGATCGCCGCGGTCGCGCCGCCGAAGCAGATGGGCAGCGCGATGGGCTGGTTCTGGTCGGCGTTCTCCGCCGGGCTGCCCACGCTCGGCTCGCTCACCGCGAGCCTGCTCATCCCGAGTGTGGGGGAGCGCGGCACCCTGTGGGCCGCCCTCGGCGTGGTCGTGGCCGGCGGGCTGCTCGCGCTGCTCCTGGTGCGGGAACCGACCGGGGCCGCGCGGCTCGCCCCGGCGGGGGAGAGCCCCCTGGCCGGGCTCGCCGGCAGCCTCACCATCCTCGTCCGGGAGCCGAGGGTGGGCGCCGGGGCCGTGGTGCGGATGCTGAACACCGCCTCGCAGTTCGGCTTTCTGGTGATGCTTCCGGCGTGGTTCCGGCACGAGGTCGGGCTCTCCAATGCCCAGTGGCTCAGACTCCTTGCCATCATGTTCGCCACGAACATCGTCACGAACCTGCTGTTCGGCGTCGTCGGGGACAAGATCGGCTGGCGCACGACGGTCGCGTGGTGCGGCGGCGTCGGCTGCACGGTCTCGACGCTGCTCCTGTACTACGTCCCGGCGGCGGCCGGCGCGCAGTACGCGCTGTGCGTCCTGGTCGCCGTCCTGTACGGCGCCACCCTCTCCGGCTACGTACCGCTGTCCGCCCTCATGACCGCCATCGCGCCCGCCCACAAGGGCCAGGCCATGGCCGCCCTCAACCTCGGGGCCGGTGCCTCCACGTTCGTCGGGCCGCTCGTCGTCAGCGTCTTCCGGGGGCCGCTCGGCGTGGGCGGCGTCGTCTGGATCTTCGCGGGGTTCCACGCGGTGAGCGCCGCCCTCACTCTCGTACTGAGGACCACGGCCGCGGACAGCGGCCCCGCCCCCAACGCCGTCGCGCACGCCGTCGCCACCCCCGCCACGAAGGGTCTGTGA
- a CDS encoding DeoR/GlpR family DNA-binding transcription regulator — translation MTGPEQPEADRTEPGGPGGPAAPGGPEGSGGPEGSGGPEGSEDLASPEDLASPGTPGDRVEARERRRRRIRDLVVAGGFVRAADLADDFDVSLMTVHRDLDFLQSQGWLRKVRGGATALPSAQFHGSVAERMTTMARTKQRLARAAARLLVPGQTVLLDDSTTCLHLTRELTGHTPLTVLTNSLPAITALAKEPGVSLIALGGAYFPAYDAFMGLHTADSVAAFRADVLFMSTTAVTRGRCYHTSPETVQVKRAMMAAATRRVLLADHTKFTRDGLYALAPVTDFDLVVVDDGLARDEVRAMRERGTEVLVVERG, via the coding sequence ATGACCGGACCCGAGCAGCCTGAGGCCGACCGGACCGAGCCCGGCGGGCCTGGTGGGCCCGCCGCTCCCGGAGGCCCCGAAGGCTCCGGAGGCCCCGAAGGCTCCGGAGGCCCCGAAGGCTCCGAAGACCTTGCATCCCCCGAAGACCTCGCCTCCCCCGGCACCCCCGGAGACCGTGTCGAGGCGCGCGAGCGGCGGCGGCGCCGGATCCGGGACCTGGTGGTCGCGGGCGGCTTCGTGCGGGCCGCGGACCTGGCCGACGACTTCGACGTGAGTCTGATGACCGTCCACCGCGACCTGGACTTCCTCCAGTCGCAGGGCTGGCTGCGCAAGGTGCGCGGCGGGGCGACGGCCCTGCCCTCGGCGCAGTTCCACGGCAGCGTCGCCGAGCGCATGACGACGATGGCCCGGACGAAGCAGCGGCTGGCCCGCGCCGCGGCCCGCCTCCTCGTCCCCGGCCAGACGGTCCTCCTCGACGACAGCACGACGTGCCTGCACCTGACCCGGGAACTGACCGGGCACACCCCGCTCACGGTCCTCACGAACTCGCTGCCCGCGATCACTGCACTCGCCAAGGAGCCCGGTGTCTCCCTCATCGCGCTCGGCGGTGCCTACTTCCCCGCCTACGACGCCTTCATGGGCCTGCACACGGCCGACAGCGTGGCGGCGTTCCGCGCGGACGTCCTGTTCATGTCGACGACGGCGGTGACGCGCGGCCGCTGCTATCACACGTCACCGGAGACAGTGCAGGTCAAGCGGGCGATGATGGCGGCTGCCACGCGCCGCGTGCTGCTCGCCGACCACACCAAGTTCACGCGCGACGGCCTGTACGCGCTCGCGCCGGTCACCGACTTCGACCTGGTGGTCGTGGACGACGGGCTGGCGCGGGACGAGGTCCGGGCGATGCGGGAACGCGGGACGGAGGTGCTGGTGGTGGAGCGGGGCTGA
- a CDS encoding GNAT family N-acetyltransferase, translating into MVTLETPRLILRRWREEDVAPMAAVNADPEVMRWIRDGSVRDEQQTRGGIQAWESEWESQGFGLFAVEIRSTGELAGFTGLAVPHYLPEVLPAVEVGWRLGPSHWGQGLATEAAAAAVRFGFEERGLERIVSIAQVGNDASERIMTKLGMRPVRETVSPSGGRRVRVYALSSDEYANTPAPR; encoded by the coding sequence ATGGTTACTCTTGAGACTCCCCGTTTGATCCTGCGTCGCTGGCGCGAGGAGGACGTCGCGCCCATGGCCGCCGTCAACGCCGACCCCGAGGTCATGCGGTGGATCCGGGACGGCAGCGTCCGTGACGAACAGCAGACCCGCGGCGGGATCCAGGCGTGGGAGAGCGAGTGGGAGTCACAGGGCTTCGGCCTGTTCGCCGTGGAGATACGGTCCACCGGCGAACTGGCCGGGTTCACCGGCCTTGCGGTGCCCCACTACTTGCCGGAGGTACTGCCGGCGGTCGAGGTCGGCTGGCGCCTCGGCCCTTCTCACTGGGGACAGGGCCTGGCCACCGAGGCCGCCGCGGCCGCCGTGCGGTTCGGGTTCGAGGAGCGAGGTCTCGAGCGGATCGTCAGCATCGCTCAGGTGGGCAACGACGCCTCCGAACGGATCATGACGAAACTGGGGATGCGTCCGGTCCGCGAGACTGTCAGCCCCTCCGGCGGCAGGCGAGTTCGCGTGTACGCGTTGTCGTCGGACGAGTACGCGAACACGCCGGCCCCGCGTTGA
- a CDS encoding ABC transporter ATP-binding protein yields the protein MLELRSLTAGYDRRDPVVRDVSLTVEPGEAVGLLGPSGCGKSTLARVAALLHRPDRGQVVIDGEPARGWRHRAPRAQRTAFGVVFQQPRLSADPRLTLTQLVAEPLRATGRAAEAPDRVRELARTVGLGEDLLGRRPHEVSDGQLQRACLARALVLRPRWLICDEMTAMLDASTTAALVGAVEAYRADSGAGLLAVGHDKVLLERWCDRTVHWDELTRP from the coding sequence GTGCTTGAACTGCGTTCCCTGACCGCCGGTTACGACCGGCGCGACCCCGTCGTGCGCGACGTGAGCCTGACCGTCGAGCCGGGCGAGGCCGTCGGCCTGCTCGGCCCCAGCGGCTGCGGCAAGTCGACCCTCGCACGCGTCGCGGCCCTCCTGCACCGGCCCGACCGGGGCCAGGTCGTCATCGACGGCGAGCCCGCACGCGGCTGGCGCCATCGCGCGCCGCGCGCCCAGCGCACCGCGTTCGGCGTCGTCTTCCAGCAGCCCCGGCTCTCCGCGGATCCCCGCCTCACCCTCACCCAGCTCGTCGCCGAACCACTGCGGGCCACCGGGCGCGCCGCCGAAGCGCCCGATCGTGTACGGGAGTTGGCGCGTACGGTCGGCCTGGGTGAGGACCTGCTCGGCCGCCGCCCGCACGAGGTCAGCGACGGCCAGCTCCAGCGCGCCTGCCTGGCCCGCGCCCTTGTCCTGCGCCCGCGCTGGCTGATCTGCGACGAGATGACGGCGATGCTGGATGCCTCGACGACGGCGGCGCTGGTGGGCGCGGTGGAGGCCTACCGCGCGGACAGCGGCGCCGGACTCCTCGCGGTCGGCCACGACAAGGTGCTCCTTGAGCGGTGGTGCGACCGGACGGTGCACTGGGACGAGCTGACGCGGCCGTAG
- a CDS encoding ABC transporter ATP-binding protein — MRGGAHVAAVTDARFDLAAGECLALVGESGCGKSVLASALLGLLPENAQTAGAALLGDGTDLLTADERTLARTVRGRRVGLVPQSPAAHLTPVRTVRSQLEETLRELAGVRRPALRKAGEAAAARAAFPVGHLDRYPHELSGGLAQRAATALALIGDAPLLLADEPTTGLDRELVDRTVDELRRHVGDDRALLMITHDLAAAARIADRVAVMYASRIVEIADAADFFGEPGPRHPYARGLLDALPDREFRPVPGMPPELSALPEGCAFAARCERADEACGTVPALSAAPSPGVACHHPVAAALEASRA; from the coding sequence ATGCGCGGCGGCGCCCACGTGGCCGCCGTCACCGATGCCCGCTTCGACCTCGCCGCGGGTGAGTGCCTCGCGCTCGTCGGGGAGAGCGGGTGCGGCAAGTCCGTGCTCGCCTCCGCGCTGCTCGGACTGCTGCCCGAGAACGCCCAGACGGCCGGGGCCGCGCTCCTCGGGGACGGCACCGACCTGCTCACCGCCGACGAGCGCACCCTCGCCCGCACCGTGCGCGGGCGGCGCGTCGGCCTCGTACCGCAGAGCCCGGCCGCGCATCTGACGCCCGTGCGCACCGTGCGCTCCCAACTGGAGGAGACACTGCGGGAGCTGGCTGGTGTGCGCAGGCCCGCGCTGCGCAAGGCGGGGGAGGCCGCCGCCGCGCGCGCCGCGTTCCCGGTCGGCCACCTCGACCGCTACCCGCACGAGCTGTCCGGCGGGCTCGCCCAGCGCGCCGCCACCGCCCTCGCGCTCATCGGTGACGCCCCGCTGCTCCTCGCGGACGAGCCCACCACCGGCCTCGACCGCGAACTGGTCGACCGCACCGTCGACGAACTGCGGCGGCACGTCGGCGACGACCGCGCGCTGCTGATGATCACCCACGACCTGGCGGCGGCCGCACGGATCGCCGACCGCGTGGCCGTGATGTACGCGAGCCGCATCGTCGAGATCGCCGACGCGGCCGACTTCTTCGGCGAGCCCGGACCCCGCCACCCCTACGCCCGCGGGCTGCTCGACGCGCTGCCCGACCGGGAGTTCCGGCCCGTCCCCGGCATGCCGCCCGAGCTGTCCGCCCTCCCCGAGGGGTGCGCGTTCGCCGCGCGCTGCGAGCGGGCCGACGAGGCGTGCGGGACCGTGCCCGCGTTGTCGGCGGCGCCTTCGCCGGGCGTCGCCTGCCACCACCCGGTCGCCGCCGCCCTGGAGGCGTCCCGTGCTTGA
- a CDS encoding ABC transporter permease: MADTRSPEAEVSKAAAATRLTWRSATGRAVAGRRGPSRSTRAWRFWSSAAIVAAVVLAVLIVPPLVDLDEQAVHLADKLLPPSLEHPFGTDDVGRDLLLRCVYGLRVSLLVGVVAAVVATVIGTAVGALAAASGGWVDRVVMRLVDVFSSVPHLLLGIFIVAMFRPGVWPVVISVALTHWLSTARIVRAEVLSLRARPYVDAAISGGASRWRVTVRHLLPGVLPQAGLAAVLMVPHAIWHESALSFLGLGLPTHQASLGTLVQGARSSLLAGDWWPTLFPGLFIIVPTLAIAGLAGVWRDRINPRRRSELML, from the coding sequence ATGGCTGACACCCGCAGTCCCGAGGCCGAGGTGTCGAAGGCCGCCGCCGCGACCCGGCTCACCTGGCGCTCCGCGACCGGACGCGCCGTCGCGGGCAGGCGCGGGCCGTCCCGCTCCACGCGCGCGTGGCGGTTCTGGAGCTCCGCCGCGATCGTCGCGGCCGTCGTGCTCGCCGTGCTGATCGTGCCCCCGCTCGTCGACCTCGACGAACAGGCCGTGCACCTCGCCGACAAGCTCCTGCCGCCGTCCCTGGAGCACCCGTTCGGCACCGACGACGTGGGCCGCGACCTGCTCCTGCGCTGCGTGTACGGGCTGCGTGTCTCCCTGCTCGTCGGTGTCGTGGCCGCCGTGGTGGCCACCGTCATCGGCACCGCGGTCGGCGCCCTCGCGGCGGCCTCGGGCGGCTGGGTGGACCGCGTCGTGATGCGCCTCGTGGACGTCTTCTCCTCCGTGCCGCACCTGCTGCTCGGCATCTTCATCGTGGCGATGTTCCGGCCCGGCGTCTGGCCCGTGGTGATCTCCGTGGCGCTCACGCACTGGCTGTCGACGGCCCGTATCGTGCGCGCCGAAGTCCTCTCGCTGCGCGCACGCCCCTACGTCGACGCCGCCATCTCCGGCGGCGCCTCCCGCTGGCGCGTGACCGTGCGGCACCTGCTCCCCGGCGTCCTGCCCCAGGCCGGCCTCGCCGCCGTCCTGATGGTCCCGCACGCCATCTGGCACGAGTCCGCCCTGTCCTTCCTCGGCCTCGGCCTGCCCACCCACCAGGCCAGCCTCGGCACCCTCGTCCAGGGCGCCCGCAGCTCCCTGCTGGCCGGCGACTGGTGGCCCACCCTCTTCCCCGGCCTCTTCATCATCGTGCCGACCCTCGCCATCGCGGGCCTCGCGGGTGTCTGGCGCGACCGGATCAACCCGCGCCGACGATCGGAGCTGATGCTGTGA
- a CDS encoding ABC transporter permease: MARLVARRAVFAVPVLLVVTFGVFAVAAASPFDPVKAYAGTAGLTASQENLDQLRANLGVDKPLVERWWDWLTAALRGDFGDSHTLRQPVADAIGERIGWSVLLAATAFVLAILLGSALGVLAARRPGGWLDRCVTSLAYTLEAAPPFWLGLLAVWLFALKLGVLPAGGLTDTSSTVVTAGQVTHHLVLPAAVLAVSQLPWFVLYVRQGVGDALGDDPVRGARARGLAERTVLLGHAFRSGMLPVLTLVGSRVPELITGALLVETVFSWPGIAAATVQAATSVDFPLLAALTALATVAVLLGNLLADLLYGLADPRVGFDG; this comes from the coding sequence ATGGCGCGGCTCGTGGCACGCCGGGCGGTGTTCGCCGTCCCCGTCCTGCTCGTCGTCACCTTCGGCGTCTTCGCCGTCGCCGCCGCCTCGCCCTTCGACCCCGTCAAGGCGTACGCGGGCACGGCCGGGCTCACCGCCTCCCAGGAGAACCTGGACCAGCTGCGCGCCAACCTCGGCGTCGACAAGCCGCTGGTCGAGCGCTGGTGGGACTGGCTGACCGCCGCGCTCCGCGGTGACTTCGGGGACTCCCACACCCTGCGCCAGCCCGTCGCCGACGCCATCGGTGAGCGCATCGGCTGGTCGGTGCTGCTCGCCGCGACCGCCTTCGTCCTCGCGATCCTGCTCGGCTCGGCCCTCGGCGTGCTCGCCGCGCGCCGTCCCGGAGGCTGGCTCGACCGCTGCGTGACCTCGCTCGCCTACACCCTGGAGGCCGCGCCGCCGTTCTGGCTCGGCCTGCTCGCCGTATGGCTGTTCGCCCTCAAGCTGGGCGTGCTGCCCGCGGGCGGACTCACCGACACCTCCAGCACGGTGGTCACGGCCGGGCAGGTGACCCATCACCTCGTCCTGCCCGCCGCCGTCCTGGCCGTCTCCCAGCTTCCCTGGTTCGTCCTGTACGTACGCCAGGGCGTCGGCGACGCGCTCGGCGACGACCCCGTCCGGGGCGCCCGCGCACGGGGCCTCGCCGAGCGGACCGTGCTCCTGGGGCACGCCTTCCGCTCCGGCATGCTGCCCGTGCTCACGCTCGTCGGCTCCCGCGTGCCCGAACTCATCACCGGCGCGCTCCTCGTCGAGACCGTCTTCAGCTGGCCCGGCATCGCCGCCGCGACCGTGCAGGCCGCCACCTCCGTGGACTTCCCCCTGCTCGCCGCCCTGACCGCGCTCGCCACCGTCGCGGTCCTGCTCGGCAACCTCCTCGCGGACCTGCTGTACGGGCTCGCCGACCCGAGGGTGGGATTCGATGGCTGA
- a CDS encoding ABC transporter substrate-binding protein: MRAGSIRGTGAVAAAAALAVAAAACSAPDDGKDSGGARTSAVVGIAYEPETLSPLLGYGKDGNSKIFDGLLTHDADMKLRPALAAKLPKVSDDGKTYTFELRKGVKFSDGKPFTAKDVVFTYETILDKKTNNASKTELDALKSVEAKGEGTVVFHLKYPYAPFAERTVLPIAPQHIAGKQDVNTGSFTTKPVGTGPYELVKWSKGEKLVFKANPGYWGGAPKVKNFTMAIVKDDDLRATRLRTGDLDGAILPPNLAKTFESDGGKQTYAAKTFDYRVVTLPTGNKVAGDTAVRRALDIGVDRKTMVDRILEGAGKEAYGPVPTDSPWFTKGTERKFDVEAAKKILDDAGWKPGKGGIREKDGVQAKFPLWYLTGDKLRQDHALAYASDAKKLGIKAEVQSGTWEVIEPRMAKDAVLAGGGSPADPDFDQYTLLNSALAGDGFNNMAHYDNPKVDQALEDARKSGDHAKRQAAYDTIQRELVKNPGYTFLTHIDHLYVVNKSFGDLSTQVEPHDHGLASGPWWNVEDWQPNK, translated from the coding sequence ATGAGGGCCGGATCGATACGTGGCACCGGTGCCGTCGCGGCGGCGGCCGCACTGGCGGTCGCCGCCGCGGCCTGCTCGGCGCCGGACGACGGCAAGGACAGCGGCGGCGCCAGGACATCCGCGGTCGTCGGCATCGCGTACGAGCCCGAGACCCTGAGCCCGCTCCTCGGCTACGGCAAGGACGGCAACTCCAAGATCTTCGACGGGCTGCTCACGCACGACGCGGACATGAAGCTGAGGCCCGCGCTGGCCGCGAAGCTGCCGAAGGTCAGCGACGACGGCAAGACCTACACGTTCGAGCTGCGCAAGGGCGTCAAGTTCAGCGACGGCAAGCCGTTCACGGCCAAGGACGTCGTCTTCACGTACGAGACCATCCTCGACAAGAAGACGAACAACGCCTCCAAGACCGAGCTGGACGCCCTCAAGAGCGTCGAGGCCAAGGGCGAGGGCACCGTCGTCTTCCACCTCAAGTACCCCTACGCGCCGTTCGCCGAGCGCACCGTCCTGCCCATCGCCCCGCAGCACATCGCGGGCAAGCAGGACGTGAACACCGGCTCCTTCACCACCAAGCCCGTCGGCACCGGCCCCTACGAGCTGGTGAAGTGGTCCAAGGGCGAGAAGCTCGTCTTCAAGGCCAACCCCGGCTACTGGGGCGGCGCGCCGAAGGTCAAGAACTTCACCATGGCCATCGTCAAGGACGACGACCTGCGCGCCACGCGCCTGCGCACCGGCGACCTCGACGGAGCCATCCTGCCGCCCAACCTCGCCAAGACCTTCGAGTCCGACGGCGGCAAGCAGACGTACGCCGCCAAGACCTTCGACTACCGCGTCGTGACCCTGCCGACCGGCAACAAGGTCGCGGGCGACACCGCCGTGCGGCGCGCCCTCGACATCGGCGTGGACCGCAAGACGATGGTCGACCGGATCCTGGAGGGCGCGGGCAAGGAGGCCTACGGCCCGGTGCCGACGGACAGCCCCTGGTTCACCAAGGGCACCGAGCGGAAGTTCGACGTCGAGGCGGCGAAGAAGATCCTCGACGACGCCGGCTGGAAGCCCGGCAAGGGCGGCATCCGCGAGAAGGACGGCGTCCAGGCGAAGTTCCCGCTCTGGTACCTCACCGGCGACAAGCTCCGCCAGGACCACGCCCTCGCCTACGCCTCCGACGCCAAGAAGCTCGGCATCAAGGCCGAGGTGCAGTCCGGCACCTGGGAGGTCATCGAGCCGCGCATGGCCAAGGACGCGGTCCTCGCGGGCGGCGGCTCCCCGGCCGACCCGGACTTCGACCAGTACACGCTCCTGAACTCCGCGCTCGCCGGCGACGGCTTCAACAACATGGCGCACTACGACAACCCCAAGGTCGACCAGGCCCTGGAGGACGCCCGCAAGAGCGGCGACCACGCGAAGCGCCAGGCCGCGTACGACACGATCCAGCGCGAGCTGGTCAAGAACCCCGGCTACACCTTCCTCACCCACATCGACCACCTGTACGTGGTGAACAAGTCCTTCGGTGACCTCTCCACGCAGGTCGAGCCGCACGACCACGGCCTGGCGTCCGGCCCGTGGTGGAACGTCGAGGACTGGCAGCCGAACAAGTGA
- a CDS encoding acyl-CoA dehydrogenase family protein has protein sequence MSDLLYTEEEEALRSAVRSLLADRCGPADVLARTESEQPHDRELWKTLADSMGLAGLLVPEDRGGQGATHREAAVVLEELGRAVAPVPYLTSAVVATETLLACTGDAAAELLAALASGRTVGALAVPFATAPGVARTGVRHEDGALRGEVTGVADAAVADILLVPADSGLFAVDIGRGGVTVTPQTSLDRTRPVATVTLDGAPARLLAEGAEAETAMRLGLRSGAGLLASEQLGLAEWCLTQTVAHLKERHQFNRPVGSFQALKHRLAELWLRVVNTRAAARHAADALATGSDEPNLAAALAQAYAAPVAVRAAEEALQLHGGIGMTWEHPVHLYLKRAKADSIALGTAGRHRAELADLVDLPAPATP, from the coding sequence ATGAGTGATCTGCTCTACACCGAGGAAGAGGAGGCGCTGCGCTCCGCCGTGCGCTCCCTGCTCGCCGACCGCTGCGGCCCGGCCGATGTCCTCGCCCGCACCGAGTCGGAGCAGCCGCACGACCGTGAGCTGTGGAAGACCCTCGCCGACAGCATGGGCCTCGCCGGCCTCCTGGTGCCCGAGGACCGCGGCGGACAGGGCGCCACGCACCGCGAAGCGGCCGTGGTCCTGGAGGAGTTGGGGCGCGCGGTCGCGCCGGTGCCGTACCTCACGAGCGCCGTCGTCGCCACTGAGACGCTCCTCGCCTGCACCGGCGACGCGGCGGCCGAACTCCTCGCCGCGCTCGCGTCCGGCCGCACCGTGGGCGCGCTCGCCGTGCCGTTCGCCACCGCGCCGGGCGTCGCCCGCACCGGGGTCCGGCACGAGGACGGCGCCCTGCGCGGCGAGGTGACGGGCGTCGCGGACGCGGCCGTCGCCGACATCCTGCTGGTCCCGGCCGACAGCGGCCTCTTCGCCGTCGACATCGGCCGGGGCGGCGTCACCGTCACCCCGCAGACCTCCCTCGACCGCACCCGCCCGGTCGCCACGGTCACCCTCGACGGGGCCCCGGCCCGCCTGCTCGCCGAGGGCGCGGAAGCGGAGACGGCCATGCGCCTCGGTCTGCGCTCCGGGGCCGGACTGCTCGCCTCCGAACAACTCGGCCTCGCCGAATGGTGCTTGACGCAAACCGTCGCCCATCTGAAGGAACGCCATCAGTTCAACCGGCCCGTCGGCTCCTTCCAGGCGCTCAAGCACCGCCTCGCCGAGCTCTGGCTGCGCGTGGTCAACACCCGCGCCGCGGCCCGGCACGCCGCCGACGCTCTCGCCACCGGCAGCGACGAGCCGAACCTCGCCGCGGCCCTCGCGCAGGCCTACGCGGCCCCCGTGGCGGTGCGCGCCGCCGAGGAGGCGCTCCAGCTGCACGGCGGTATCGGCATGACGTGGGAGCACCCCGTCCATCTGTACCTGAAGCGGGCCAAGGCCGACTCGATCGCTCTGGGTACGGCGGGACGGCACCGAGCGGAATTGGCCGACCTGGTCGACCTCCCCGCGCCCGCAACGCCCTGA
- a CDS encoding acyl-CoA dehydrogenase family protein: MTDTAELRRRTRDLLAAHPPATTDRTDFLKARFDAGLAWVHYPEGLGGLGAPRTLQAVVDAELEAAGAPDNDPRRIGIGLGMAAPTILGFGTDEQKRRFLRPLWVGEEVWCQLFSEPGAGSDLAALGTRAVRDGESWNVDGQKVWTSSAHVARWGILIARTDPDVPKHRGITYFICDMTDPGVEVRPLRQITGEAEFNEVFLTGVRIPDSRRLGAVGEGWKVAQTTLMNERVSIGGMRIPREGGMIGPAATAWRERPELRTHDLHQRLLTLWVEAEVARLTGDRLRQQLVAGQPGPEGSGMKLGFARLNQEISGLELELLGDEGLLYDDWTMRRPDLVDFTGREAGYRYLRSKGNSIEGGTSEVLLNIVAERVLGLPPEPRTDKDVAWKDLAR; this comes from the coding sequence ATGACCGACACAGCCGAACTCCGCCGCCGTACCCGGGACCTGCTCGCCGCGCACCCCCCGGCGACCACGGACCGCACCGACTTCCTCAAGGCCCGCTTCGACGCCGGACTCGCCTGGGTGCACTACCCCGAAGGCCTCGGCGGCCTGGGTGCCCCGCGCACCCTGCAGGCCGTGGTGGACGCCGAGCTGGAGGCCGCGGGCGCGCCCGACAACGACCCGCGCCGCATCGGCATCGGCCTCGGCATGGCCGCGCCCACGATCCTCGGCTTCGGCACGGACGAGCAGAAGCGCCGCTTCCTGCGGCCCCTGTGGGTCGGCGAGGAGGTGTGGTGCCAGCTGTTCAGCGAGCCCGGCGCCGGATCCGACCTCGCGGCGCTCGGCACCCGCGCCGTGCGCGACGGCGAGAGCTGGAACGTGGACGGGCAGAAGGTGTGGACGTCCAGCGCGCACGTCGCCCGCTGGGGCATCCTCATCGCCCGCACCGACCCGGACGTGCCCAAGCACCGCGGCATCACGTACTTCATCTGCGACATGACCGACCCCGGCGTCGAGGTGCGGCCGCTGCGCCAGATCACCGGCGAGGCCGAGTTCAACGAGGTCTTCCTCACCGGCGTCCGCATCCCCGACAGCCGCCGCCTCGGCGCGGTCGGCGAAGGATGGAAGGTCGCGCAGACCACCCTCATGAACGAGCGCGTCTCCATCGGCGGCATGCGCATCCCCCGCGAGGGCGGCATGATCGGCCCCGCCGCCACGGCCTGGCGCGAGCGCCCCGAACTGCGCACCCACGACCTGCACCAGCGCCTGCTCACCCTCTGGGTGGAGGCGGAGGTCGCCCGGCTCACCGGCGACCGGCTCCGCCAGCAGCTCGTCGCGGGGCAGCCGGGGCCCGAGGGCTCCGGCATGAAGCTCGGCTTCGCCCGCCTCAACCAGGAGATCAGCGGCCTGGAGCTGGAACTCCTCGGCGACGAGGGCCTGCTGTACGACGACTGGACGATGCGCCGCCCCGACCTGGTCGACTTCACCGGGCGCGAGGCGGGCTACCGCTATCTGCGCTCCAAGGGCAACAGCATCGAGGGCGGGACCAGCGAGGTCCTGCTGAACATCGTCGCCGAGCGCGTCCTCGGCCTGCCGCCGGAACCGCGCACCGACAAGGACGTCGCCTGGAAGGACCTGGCCCGATGA